The genomic window atggaaagccaATATGGCAGTAaaacctttttctgtttttttaaataggaaggTCTCTTGTACCAACAGAATCCTGTATACAGATGCACAGAGAAAGAGGGAATACACCACTTATAATTCCATTAAACAAGAGTCAATTCATGTGAGAAGGTACAAATTACAAAAAACATGAGTAgccaacagaagagaaacaattggtttacatgaaagaaaagagaacactTCAGTCTGATTGCAGTTATTTTGTGAAAGCTGCTACAACAGCCCATAGAACCTCATTCGTGTTGGCTTTCATACATTCAACCTCAGGGTCTaaatccagaagctgccgcACTCTCTTTGTGGCTAAATCATACTGCTCATCCAAAAGGGGGGCAAAAGCGTTCTCCAGAACATCTGAAGCATGGGCTAAATAAACGAGTGCCAACAAGCGCTTGTCCATGCGGTGGGGGTCATTCACCCATTTGTCAAGAACTGCTTCTTGAACCTTCTTGATGAGGCGCTGTTTGATACTGTTGTTGGTGAGAGGGTGCGTAGTCATGTCAAAAAGAAGGAagttctgtttctctgttgtcAGTACACCTTTTTCCACTAGATTTTTAGCTAACCGTTCACGGACATTTCGTAACTGGTAGTGCAACTTTAATGGGTTCCATGTTTCAcctaaaaaaagcaaaggaaaaagccaACAGTCAGGCAAAATCTAAGCTGTACTACTACagcaattttttcccctctcgtGGTGCAGAATGAGCTGTCAAATTCATATAGCTGACTATTACAGTAAGTTAGCGTGCTCATGTCAGCATTTCTCTGATCTCTGACCCATCTAGATACATGCATAGAGACTGAGACCATGTGAGCATCTCTGAGGAGTTTCACTGTGCATTTAAAGTTGGGATGAAACACTAGCTAAGCCATGTCTTGAGCAAAGATATGACAAACAAGCACTCCtgtactgaagaaaaattagccatgaagactttttttttttaaacagtaaccataaaaataaaaattaaaaaagttttaaaaagcatctCCTCCAGCCTTGTCTGCTCAGCCTTTGTCAATTCAGGGACtggaagaatcacagaatcatctaggttggaagagacctccatgatcacctagtccaacctctgacctaacactaacaagtcctccactaaaccgtatcaataagctctacatctaaacgtcttttaaagacctccggggacggtgactcaaccacttccctgggcagcccattccaatgcctaacaaccctttcagtaaagaagttcttcctaatatccaacctaaacctcccctggcgcaactttagcccattccccctcgtcctgtcaccgggcacatgggagaatagaccaacccccacctcgctacagcctcctttcaggtacctgtagagagcgataaggtctcccctgagcctcctcttctccagactgaacaatcccagctccctcagccgctcctcagaAGACTTGTAAGCATCATTGCTATTCTTTCTGTCACAGACAAGCTAATGCACACCTATCCCATATGCTCTCctcatttctcttatttcttcagGTTTATGCTCTTCTTTCCACTTCTGCTCCCTCCAAGGTGAAACAGACATGCACCATGTGAGTGTGGGTGGATGGATGTACAGAAGAGCACTCCTGTTGAGAGGGGCTTTGATGTTtctatgaaaattatttctaatgctTTGTTATGGCAGGACAAATGGGCACTTCAGAGCACGTGTATGCActtaaaggaatttaaaaagcacaaaataataTACCAGCAGCTACTGATAAAGCTGAAGTTGTTAAGCACTGAGAAATCCTTCTTTGATTAGAAGTTTACTTCAGCTAAAGTTTTTAGGTCCAGCTTACCTCAGTATTTACTTTAAGTATTAAAATCTCCTCCTGATATTAAACAGCCTATGCGCTTTAAGAGGCAAGGGAAGAAACAGCATTAAGTATTTCTTACGTACAAGTGTTTTTTCCATAAACAATATGACAGCTTCTATAGCAACTTGtattttagaaagctttttttttttttaatctttggtTATCTTTTAATAGTactacttaaaacaaaacaaaacaaaacaaaaaacagatgaatttaAGGTTTCTCTCATTGCAATGGAAGGTGACAAGCATCTAAGTAACAGCCAGGTTAAGTACACAAATGAGGTAACACCAACTGCATAGTGTAAAGGTAAAGAATCTACCTAGGCCTGAACTATGTAAGTCCCTATAGGTCCTACACTTCACTGAGGTGTGATTTCCCAGCTTGACCACAAATGAAACTATCATATGCCAGCCACCACCTCCCCCCCAAAAGGCAGTCTCCTTATAGTGTTTCACATAGTAGAGGTTATTTCCTAGATGCTTCTAAATTTATCAGGTGAATGCATCTATATGATAATAAAAATCAGTACTGTGGTGACACCTTGTGACCAATCTCCACCATTACACAGatgtaacatttatttcatctgCAGGAAGACCTGACATTTTGATCCAAACTTCTATATTCCCTATACTTGCTTCCCTTAGAGGTGATCTTATAAACAAGAACAGCCTGGAAAATATAGCCTCAAATGTCcatacaaatatttctgtgatgGCTTTGAACTCGTATGTACTGGACCTTTAAGCAGTATTCTTTGCATCTCTGATAATTATGGCTGGAATAGCTATTTTCCAGGATCCACCCCTAAAGTAAAACTCTAAAAgaatttacagaaagaaaaaaaaattcttcacaggGCAGTTCTCTTAACCATGGGAAATGCAAAGAATCCTAATGCCATCAAAGAACTAGTAATTAAATACCCATGGGCAAGTAAAAAAGACTGATCCAAATCACAGCACTAATGACGAT from Anser cygnoides isolate HZ-2024a breed goose chromosome W, Taihu_goose_T2T_genome, whole genome shotgun sequence includes these protein-coding regions:
- the LOC125181536 gene encoding Golgi phosphoprotein 3-like isoform X2: MTSLTQRSSGLVQRRTEASRSAAAAAAKERGTGGGLEDEGRRDEPGDDEKGDSKETRLTLMEEVLLLGLKDREVICKSDTSTGDVLLDEALKHIKETQPPETVQNWIELLSGETWNPLKLHYQLRNVRERLAKNLVEKGVLTTEKQNFLLFDMTTHPLTNNSIKQRLIKKVQEAVLDKWVNDPHRMDKRLLALVYLAHASDVLENAFAPLLDEQYDLATKRVRQLLDLDPEVECMKANTNEVLWAVVAAFTK